A genomic window from Mesorhizobium sp. 131-2-1 includes:
- a CDS encoding universal stress protein, translating into MRFKTIVAILQNEQDAERVLDCAIPLADRFESHLVGIHAEALPVPYTSATGFPDTEFLQVSAEMNRERADKLEALFLRRIEESGLSFEWRSLESFSGDSALTGISSVRAADLIIAAQRDTGGDPSADVDTLVYDAGRPVLVVPHAGPLITTFKRVLLAWNGSKEAARAAFDALPFISEAEKTDILIIDPPETLDDSPEAAGAEIAAALSRHGATVSVSVQRSNGGSVDDLIQTRIAETGADLLVLGAYSHSWLRQLLFGGVTRTVLRTAPVAAFLSR; encoded by the coding sequence ATGCGCTTCAAGACCATCGTCGCCATACTGCAGAACGAGCAGGACGCCGAGCGCGTGCTCGATTGCGCCATCCCCCTTGCCGACCGCTTCGAGAGCCATCTCGTCGGCATCCATGCCGAGGCGCTTCCCGTCCCTTACACCTCGGCCACCGGCTTTCCGGACACCGAGTTCCTGCAGGTGTCGGCCGAGATGAACCGGGAACGCGCCGACAAGCTGGAAGCGCTTTTCCTGAGGCGCATCGAGGAGTCGGGGCTCTCCTTCGAGTGGCGCAGCCTCGAGAGCTTTTCCGGCGACAGCGCGCTGACCGGCATTTCCAGCGTCCGCGCCGCCGACCTGATCATCGCCGCCCAGCGCGACACGGGCGGCGACCCAAGCGCCGATGTCGACACGCTGGTCTATGATGCCGGACGGCCCGTGCTCGTGGTGCCGCATGCGGGCCCCCTCATCACCACCTTCAAGCGTGTGCTCCTGGCCTGGAACGGCAGCAAGGAGGCCGCACGCGCCGCCTTCGACGCCCTGCCCTTCATCAGTGAGGCCGAGAAGACAGACATATTGATCATCGATCCGCCGGAGACGCTGGACGACAGTCCGGAGGCCGCCGGCGCCGAGATCGCCGCCGCGCTCTCCCGGCACGGCGCCACCGTCAGCGTCTCGGTGCAGAGGTCGAATGGCGGTTCCGTCGATGACCTGATCCAGACCCGCATCGCCGAGACCGGCGCCGACCTGCTCGTGCTCGGCGCCTACAGCCATTCCTGGCTGCGCCAGCTGTTGTTCG
- a CDS encoding competence/damage-inducible protein A, whose protein sequence is MPEIVTAAMLVIGDEILSGRTKDKNIGHLADIMTAIGIDLKEVRIVADEEDEIVAAVNAVRARYTYVFTTGGIGPTHDDITADSIAKAFGVPCEYDAKAYAMLEASYAARGIEYTEARKRMARMPRGADHIDNPVSIAPGFRIGNVHVMAGVPAIFQAMLDNVVPTLRAGTKMLSATVHCPFGEGLIGGPLGDIQKAHPDTIIGSYPKYGDGKFWTELVVRARSEEALEAARKDVEAMVAGFARTAG, encoded by the coding sequence ATGCCTGAAATCGTCACCGCCGCCATGCTCGTCATCGGCGACGAGATCCTGTCGGGCCGAACCAAGGACAAGAACATCGGCCACCTCGCCGACATCATGACGGCCATCGGCATCGACCTGAAGGAAGTGCGCATCGTTGCCGACGAGGAGGACGAGATCGTCGCCGCGGTCAATGCCGTGCGCGCCCGCTACACCTATGTCTTCACCACCGGCGGCATCGGCCCGACGCATGACGACATCACCGCCGATTCGATCGCCAAGGCGTTCGGCGTGCCATGCGAATACGACGCCAAGGCCTATGCGATGCTGGAAGCGAGCTATGCCGCGCGCGGCATCGAATATACCGAGGCGAGGAAGCGCATGGCGCGGATGCCGCGCGGCGCCGACCATATCGACAATCCGGTTTCGATCGCACCTGGCTTCCGCATCGGCAACGTCCATGTCATGGCCGGCGTGCCGGCGATCTTCCAGGCCATGCTCGACAATGTCGTGCCGACGCTGAGGGCGGGGACCAAAATGCTGTCGGCGACGGTCCATTGCCCCTTCGGCGAGGGCCTGATCGGCGGCCCGCTGGGCGATATCCAGAAGGCGCATCCCGACACCATAATCGGCTCCTATCCGAAATATGGCGACGGCAAGTTCTGGACCGAACTCGTCGTGCGCGCCCGCAGCGAAGAGGCGCTGGAAGCCGCGCGCAAGGACGTCGAAGCCATGGTGGCCGGCTTCGCCAGGACGGCCGGTTGA
- a CDS encoding alpha/beta fold hydrolase: protein MLISILWWLLGGLVGLAVGVFLSLVLATWWIAAKAERLVPARGKFVEIDGNRIHYVEEGEGRPIVFLHGLGAQLHHFRHTLFGCFGPGYRLIALDRPGSGYSVPARGATGRLPEQAEIVRRFIDKLGLEKPLVVGHSLGGAIALTLAVEHPGTISGIALLAPLTHLETRVRQKFDLLYVPSRLLRRIMAYTVAIPLSLKYADPTMKFIFAPQGVPGDCMTGGGGWLGLRPAHFHATSTDVVAVEQDLGRIEQRSGEIAMPAGILFGTADRVIGMAVHGEPMRSKLQGLDFEAADGLGHMPQFIEPERVAAFVRRIAERAFAGRTSPGPHENFTEPSA, encoded by the coding sequence ATGCTGATATCGATTCTGTGGTGGTTGCTCGGCGGCCTGGTCGGGCTGGCGGTCGGGGTGTTTCTTTCTTTGGTGCTGGCGACATGGTGGATCGCCGCGAAGGCCGAACGGCTGGTGCCGGCGCGCGGAAAGTTTGTCGAGATCGACGGCAACCGCATCCACTATGTCGAGGAAGGCGAGGGCCGGCCGATCGTGTTCCTGCATGGGCTAGGCGCTCAGCTCCACCATTTCCGCCACACGCTATTCGGCTGCTTCGGTCCGGGCTATCGCCTGATTGCGCTGGACCGCCCTGGCTCCGGCTATTCGGTGCCGGCGCGCGGCGCCACCGGCCGGCTGCCGGAGCAGGCCGAAATCGTGCGCCGGTTCATCGACAAGCTGGGGCTGGAAAAGCCGCTGGTCGTTGGCCATTCGCTGGGCGGCGCGATCGCGCTGACGCTGGCGGTGGAGCATCCCGGGACGATTTCGGGCATCGCCTTGCTGGCGCCGCTCACGCATCTGGAAACCAGGGTGCGCCAGAAATTCGACTTGCTCTATGTTCCTTCACGCCTGCTGCGCCGGATCATGGCCTATACGGTGGCGATACCGTTGAGCTTGAAATATGCAGACCCGACGATGAAGTTCATCTTCGCGCCGCAGGGCGTTCCAGGTGACTGTATGACCGGTGGAGGCGGCTGGCTCGGGCTGCGGCCCGCCCACTTTCATGCGACCTCGACCGACGTCGTAGCGGTGGAACAGGATCTCGGCCGCATCGAGCAGCGCTCTGGCGAGATCGCCATGCCGGCAGGCATTTTGTTCGGCACCGCCGACCGTGTCATTGGCATGGCTGTCCATGGCGAACCGATGCGGAGCAAGCTCCAAGGGCTCGATTTCGAGGCCGCCGATGGCCTGGGCCACATGCCGCAATTCATCGAGCCGGAGCGCGTCGCCGCTTTCGTCAGGCGCATTGCCGAGCGCGCGTTCGCTGGCCGGACATCACCCGGCCCTCACGAGAATTTCACTGAACCTTCGGCCTGA
- a CDS encoding DUF982 domain-containing protein → MMDSKPFEKPVVVELGHVGKYRQIRSAKEAAECLMTVWPLNRGPRHRDALDTCLKVLEGYRSTADARRALIEAAKESEVLVPDDRLPDDRLH, encoded by the coding sequence ATGATGGACAGCAAGCCCTTTGAGAAGCCGGTGGTGGTCGAACTCGGCCATGTCGGCAAATATCGCCAGATCCGCAGCGCGAAAGAAGCGGCGGAGTGCCTGATGACGGTTTGGCCGCTCAATCGCGGCCCCCGGCATCGTGATGCCCTCGACACTTGCCTCAAAGTGCTGGAAGGATATCGTTCGACCGCGGATGCACGCCGGGCCTTGATCGAAGCGGCCAAGGAATCGGAAGTGCTGGTGCCCGACGACCGCTTGCCCGACGATCGGCTGCATTGA
- a CDS encoding NADH:flavin oxidoreductase/NADH oxidase, producing the protein MTSSLFQPITLGELTFPNRIAVAPMCQYSAEDGSASDWHLYHWMNLAMSGAGMVTVEMTDVERRGRITHGCLGLYSDDNEAAARRTLDAARRVAAPGTKFGTQLAHAGRKASNRKPWEGGGPLAADEDPWPIVSASAIAYDKGWQVPHALEEDEILQVIEHFADAARRAERAGFDFIELHAAHGYLIFQFLSPLSNQRTDRWGGSPENRMRFVLEIARAVRKAVPGLMIGTRLSVKEWVEGGFDVEDAIAVAKALKAEGIAYLCCSSGGNSPLQQLPSGPGYQVHLAEAVRKGAGIPTRAVGLIDDPKQAEAILAEGQADMVALARAFLADPRWGWRAAATFGEEIHPAPQLARSVTTMRHWMKAAG; encoded by the coding sequence ATGACCTCATCGCTTTTCCAGCCGATCACGCTCGGCGAACTCACCTTCCCCAACCGCATCGCAGTGGCGCCGATGTGCCAGTATTCGGCCGAGGATGGCTCTGCCAGCGACTGGCATCTTTACCATTGGATGAACCTTGCCATGTCCGGCGCCGGCATGGTCACCGTCGAGATGACCGACGTCGAGCGGCGCGGCCGCATCACACATGGCTGCCTCGGCCTCTATTCCGACGACAACGAAGCCGCTGCCCGGCGCACGCTGGACGCGGCAAGACGCGTCGCCGCGCCCGGCACGAAATTCGGTACCCAGCTTGCCCATGCCGGCCGCAAGGCCTCCAATCGCAAGCCGTGGGAAGGCGGCGGCCCGCTCGCGGCCGACGAGGATCCCTGGCCGATCGTGTCAGCGTCGGCCATCGCCTACGACAAGGGCTGGCAGGTGCCGCACGCGCTGGAGGAAGACGAGATCCTGCAGGTCATCGAGCATTTCGCCGACGCGGCGAGGCGCGCCGAGCGCGCCGGCTTCGACTTCATCGAACTGCACGCCGCGCACGGCTACCTGATCTTCCAGTTCCTGTCGCCGCTCTCCAACCAGCGCACCGATCGCTGGGGCGGCTCGCCGGAAAACCGCATGCGTTTCGTCCTCGAGATCGCCAGGGCGGTGCGGAAAGCCGTCCCCGGGCTCATGATCGGCACGCGTCTGTCGGTCAAGGAATGGGTCGAAGGCGGCTTCGATGTCGAGGACGCCATCGCGGTGGCCAAGGCGCTGAAGGCCGAGGGCATCGCTTATCTCTGCTGCTCGAGCGGTGGCAACTCACCCCTGCAGCAGCTGCCGTCGGGGCCCGGCTACCAGGTGCATCTGGCCGAAGCGGTGCGCAAGGGCGCCGGCATCCCGACGCGCGCCGTCGGCCTGATCGACGATCCGAAGCAGGCCGAGGCGATCCTTGCCGAGGGCCAAGCCGACATGGTGGCGCTGGCGCGCGCCTTCCTCGCCGATCCGCGCTGGGGATGGCGGGCAGCGGCGACCTTCGGCGAGGAAATCCACCCGGCGCCTCAGCTTGCCCGCTCGGTGACGACGATGCGGCATTGGATGAAGGCGGCGGGCTGA
- a CDS encoding NUDIX domain-containing protein: MEDRIRIRSEEVLSDDWAVLKKTVLDYRRRDGQWETQIRQTYDRGDGAVILPFDPARSTVLLVRQFRYPAYVTGHREPLIEACAGLLDENDPETCIRKEAEEELGYRLKDVERLFAPYMSPGSVTERLWFFVARYTPADRISAGGGAPEEGEDIEVLEMTLDDALAGIADGRIVDAKTIILIQHLKLYPIAA; encoded by the coding sequence ATGGAAGATCGCATTCGCATCCGCTCGGAAGAGGTGCTGTCCGACGACTGGGCGGTCCTGAAGAAGACGGTGCTCGATTATCGCCGACGCGACGGGCAGTGGGAGACGCAGATCCGCCAGACCTACGATCGCGGCGACGGCGCGGTGATCCTGCCCTTCGATCCGGCGCGCTCGACCGTGCTCCTGGTGCGGCAGTTCCGCTATCCGGCTTATGTCACCGGCCATCGCGAGCCGCTGATCGAGGCCTGCGCCGGCCTGCTCGACGAGAACGACCCGGAAACCTGCATCCGCAAGGAGGCGGAGGAAGAGCTCGGCTACCGGCTGAAGGACGTCGAGCGGCTGTTCGCGCCCTATATGAGCCCGGGCAGCGTGACGGAGCGGCTCTGGTTCTTCGTCGCGCGCTACACGCCGGCCGACCGCATCTCGGCCGGCGGCGGCGCGCCGGAAGAGGGCGAGGACATCGAGGTCCTGGAGATGACGCTCGATGATGCTCTCGCCGGCATCGCCGACGGGCGGATCGTCGATGCCAAGACGATCATCCTGATCCAGCACCTGAAACTGTACCCGATCGCGGCCTGA
- a CDS encoding LamG domain-containing protein, translating to MLMVNQLAGFGARRPSAGGGGGSDPYFANVVLLLGFEGTNGATSTTDESPSAHSPITFGGNAQIDTSTAAVTSSTSCLVLDTSGDYVSIPDSIDWKLASSNSDQYTIEFWFNPHGNVGGGSWLFGHGDFGDWGWDIDHTQSSGATSALSFNYSSNGSSRTTHDFLNLTISLDTWHFVAISKNSSGKIRAWLDGTLLGSYTPADSSINNSTKALEIGRFIGVTNANSRLDEIRITKGVCRYDVDTSITVPTAAFPRS from the coding sequence ATGCTGATGGTCAACCAACTTGCCGGGTTCGGTGCTCGGCGCCCTTCCGCCGGCGGTGGCGGTGGCAGCGATCCCTATTTCGCGAATGTCGTTTTGTTGTTGGGTTTCGAAGGCACCAACGGCGCGACCAGCACGACGGACGAGAGCCCGTCTGCGCATTCCCCCATTACTTTCGGCGGCAATGCGCAGATCGACACGTCGACGGCCGCTGTCACAAGTTCGACGTCTTGCCTGGTGCTCGACACCAGCGGCGATTACGTGTCGATCCCCGACAGCATCGACTGGAAACTGGCCTCCAGCAATTCGGACCAATATACGATCGAATTTTGGTTCAACCCGCATGGCAATGTTGGCGGCGGCAGCTGGCTCTTCGGTCATGGCGACTTCGGCGATTGGGGCTGGGACATTGATCACACCCAGAGCAGCGGTGCGACCAGTGCGCTGTCCTTCAACTACTCGTCAAATGGCAGCTCGCGCACGACCCACGATTTCCTCAACCTCACGATCTCGCTCGATACCTGGCACTTTGTCGCCATCTCCAAAAACTCGTCGGGTAAGATCCGGGCGTGGCTCGATGGAACGTTGCTCGGCTCCTACACGCCGGCCGATAGCTCGATCAACAATTCGACGAAGGCTCTTGAGATTGGCCGGTTCATCGGGGTCACCAACGCCAACTCCAGGCTGGATGAGATCCGCATCACCAAGGGCGTCTGCAGATACGACGTCGATACCTCGATCACGGTGCCGACCGCTGCATTTCCGCGGAGCTAG